In Natronococcus occultus SP4, the following proteins share a genomic window:
- a CDS encoding XTP/dITP diphosphatase — protein MTVRFVTSNEGKVTEAQDYLEGIDTVEQVEYDYAELQSDSLEEIVVTGAEEAYAALGNEEPVLVDDTGLFVDALGGFPGPYSAYVEDTVGIERLWRLASEEESKRARFRTVLAYADGERTETFEGSVAGTLVAPRGDGGFGYDPIFEYNGRTFAEMDTDEKNAISHRGRALAAFADWYAGR, from the coding sequence ATGACCGTTCGGTTCGTCACGAGCAACGAGGGGAAAGTCACGGAAGCACAGGACTACCTCGAGGGGATCGACACCGTCGAGCAGGTCGAGTACGACTATGCGGAGCTGCAAAGCGATTCGCTCGAGGAGATCGTCGTCACCGGGGCCGAGGAGGCATACGCGGCACTTGGCAACGAGGAGCCGGTACTGGTCGACGACACGGGGCTGTTCGTCGACGCGCTCGGGGGATTCCCGGGGCCGTACTCCGCCTACGTCGAAGACACCGTCGGGATCGAACGGCTCTGGCGACTCGCCAGCGAGGAAGAGAGCAAACGCGCCCGATTCCGGACGGTGCTGGCTTACGCTGACGGGGAGCGAACCGAGACCTTCGAGGGATCGGTCGCGGGTACGCTCGTCGCGCCGCGGGGCGACGGCGGGTTCGGCTACGACCCGATCTTCGAGTACAACGGCCGGACGTTCGCGGAGATGGACACCGACGAGAAAAACGCCATCTCCCACCGCGGCCGAGCGCTAGCTGCGTTCGCGGACTGGTACGCCGGCCGATAG